A genomic window from Rhizobium sp. 007 includes:
- a CDS encoding cold-shock protein — MATKGVVKFFNQDKGFGFITPDGGAKDVFVHISALQASGIQSLREGQQVTFDTEPDRMGKGPKAVNISAN, encoded by the coding sequence ATGGCCACCAAAGGCGTCGTAAAATTCTTCAACCAGGACAAGGGTTTTGGTTTCATCACTCCTGACGGCGGTGCAAAGGACGTATTCGTCCACATCTCCGCTCTCCAGGCATCCGGCATCCAGTCGCTGCGCGAAGGCCAGCAGGTCACTTTCGACACCGAGCCGGACCGCATGGGCAAGGGCCCGAAGGCCGTCAACATCTCGGCCAACTGA